The Spirosoma radiotolerans genome has a window encoding:
- the menB gene encoding 1,4-dihydroxy-2-naphthoyl-CoA synthase, whose protein sequence is MQSNYPWETIKEYQEILFSYYDGIAKISINRPHKRNAFTPLTVTEMSEAMELARQDERVGVIILTGEGGEAFCSGGDQSVRGHGGYVGQDKVPRLNVLDLQMQIRRIPKPVVAMVAGYAIGGGHVLHVVCDLSIAAENARFGQTGPKVGSFDGGFGASYLARVVGQKKAREIWFLCDQYDAKEALDMGLVNKVVPLDELEEVTISWCRKMLEKSPLALRMLKASFNAELDGQAGIQQLAGDATLLYYLSDEAKEGKDAFLEKRKPDFSKFPKFP, encoded by the coding sequence ATGCAAAGCAACTATCCCTGGGAAACGATAAAGGAATACCAGGAAATTCTGTTCAGCTATTACGACGGTATAGCTAAAATCAGTATCAACCGGCCGCACAAGCGCAACGCCTTTACGCCCCTCACCGTCACCGAAATGTCGGAAGCGATGGAGCTGGCGCGGCAGGACGAGCGAGTAGGCGTTATCATCCTGACCGGCGAAGGCGGAGAGGCCTTTTGCTCGGGTGGCGATCAGTCTGTTCGCGGACATGGCGGCTATGTGGGCCAGGATAAGGTTCCTCGTTTGAACGTATTGGATCTGCAAATGCAGATTCGACGTATACCAAAGCCGGTAGTCGCGATGGTTGCCGGTTATGCCATTGGGGGCGGCCACGTTCTGCATGTTGTTTGCGACCTCAGTATTGCCGCCGAAAACGCTCGTTTTGGGCAGACTGGCCCAAAAGTGGGTTCGTTCGATGGTGGGTTTGGCGCGTCGTATCTGGCGCGGGTTGTCGGGCAGAAAAAAGCCCGCGAAATCTGGTTCCTCTGCGATCAGTACGATGCCAAAGAAGCGCTGGATATGGGTTTAGTTAATAAAGTGGTGCCCCTCGACGAACTGGAGGAAGTGACGATTTCGTGGTGTCGTAAGATGCTCGAAAAAAGTCCGCTGGCCCTGCGTATGCTCAAAGCTTCCTTCAATGCGGAACTGGACGGTCAGGCGGGTATTCAGCAACTTGCGGGCGATGCAACCCTGCTCTATTATTTATCGGATGAAGCAAAAGAAGGCAAAGACGCCTTCCTGGAAAAACGGAAACCCGACTTTAGTAAATTTCCCAAGTTTCCGTAA
- a CDS encoding DUF5694 domain-containing protein: MKQIACLLGMLLMAATAYTQPTPKIKILLLGTFHFGETGDKGKTSFEDLFSAKRQREIQQLTNQLASLKPDKIFVENEPSRQAHWDSLYNQYRQGTLDTTALRNEIFQIAVRTARKAGLQRVICVDHIQSLPYDKLEAFDQRTSKDSVALRQMATYKLLSLPYPYPKKTKKLASTTLGEYLTYVNSPEYEASNRADYFVYAPSSGYDTDYTGVEFITSWYDRNAKIFTNILRQAEPTDTLHIVLFGASHMLPLRHYFQMHPYFEVIELADVLK; this comes from the coding sequence ATGAAGCAAATTGCCTGCCTGCTAGGGATGTTGCTGATGGCGGCTACTGCCTACACTCAACCGACGCCTAAAATCAAAATTTTATTGCTGGGTACGTTTCACTTTGGTGAAACTGGAGATAAAGGCAAAACAAGTTTCGAGGACTTGTTTTCCGCAAAACGGCAACGGGAGATTCAGCAGTTGACAAACCAGTTGGCCAGCTTAAAACCCGACAAGATTTTTGTTGAAAATGAACCCAGTCGGCAGGCGCATTGGGATAGCTTGTACAACCAATACCGGCAGGGAACGCTCGATACAACGGCTTTACGAAATGAGATTTTTCAGATCGCGGTGCGGACGGCTCGTAAAGCTGGACTACAGCGTGTGATTTGTGTCGATCACATTCAGTCTCTCCCGTATGATAAACTTGAAGCCTTCGACCAGCGTACCAGCAAAGACTCTGTAGCATTGCGTCAGATGGCTACGTATAAACTGCTCAGTCTGCCCTATCCGTATCCGAAGAAGACAAAAAAGCTGGCTTCTACTACCCTTGGCGAGTACCTGACCTATGTTAACTCCCCGGAATATGAGGCCAGTAACCGGGCCGACTATTTTGTTTATGCTCCCTCTTCCGGGTATGATACTGACTATACGGGAGTCGAATTTATTACGAGCTGGTATGATCGGAACGCTAAGATTTTCACTAACATTTTGCGGCAGGCAGAGCCAACCGATACGCTTCATATTGTTCTATTCGGCGCTTCCCACATGCTTCCCCTACGCCATTATTTTCAAATGCATCCGTATTTTGAAGTCATTGAGTTGGCAGATGTTTTAAAGTAA
- a CDS encoding nucleotidyltransferase family protein produces the protein MGGEPKQLISYKGQSLLRRVTESALALQRGPVVVVLGANRAQIVPELNGLPITLVDNSSWPTGQASSLKTGLAALYIINKDIDAILVLHTDQPLVSLGLLQHMVDVQNEEGKGIVACRYDTQISVPALFNRNYINELLQLEGDKGVKWVIVRHRSDCSEVPFEAGAIDLDSKRDLDLFQQVITHTL, from the coding sequence ATGGGTGGCGAACCCAAACAGCTAATCAGCTATAAAGGCCAGTCGCTTTTGCGACGGGTAACAGAAAGTGCACTGGCACTACAACGTGGGCCGGTGGTTGTTGTCCTGGGGGCCAACCGGGCTCAAATTGTACCTGAACTCAACGGATTGCCTATTACGCTGGTTGACAATTCAAGTTGGCCAACCGGGCAGGCATCGTCGCTCAAAACGGGACTGGCAGCCTTGTATATCATCAACAAAGACATTGATGCCATACTGGTGCTGCATACGGATCAACCACTGGTATCGCTCGGCTTGCTGCAGCACATGGTTGATGTGCAAAATGAGGAGGGCAAAGGCATTGTGGCCTGCCGTTACGATACGCAGATTAGTGTACCAGCGCTGTTTAACCGTAATTACATCAACGAACTCCTGCAACTGGAGGGCGATAAGGGAGTAAAATGGGTCATTGTCCGGCACCGGAGCGACTGCTCAGAGGTGCCGTTCGAAGCCGGCGCAATCGACCTGGATTCTAAACGAGATCTGGACTTGTTTCAACAGGTCATTACGCATACCTTGTAG
- a CDS encoding QcrA and Rieske domain-containing protein translates to METTLYPMDNALMPRHEFFRLVGTSIGAILLSRCMAGCAGMGDPSPTPDPSQKVDFTLRLDDKLNANLLVKGGYVTTNGVIVAQTKDGQYVAVSANCTHQGTELTYKSVENQFYCPLHLSRFDTTGKVIVGPATLPLTQYTVEPNLAAGTIRVHN, encoded by the coding sequence ATGGAAACCACCCTTTACCCAATGGACAATGCGTTAATGCCACGCCACGAATTTTTTCGGCTCGTAGGCACCAGCATTGGCGCTATTCTATTGTCGCGCTGCATGGCCGGTTGCGCCGGAATGGGAGACCCCTCCCCTACGCCAGACCCTAGCCAGAAAGTTGATTTCACGCTTCGCCTGGACGATAAACTAAATGCAAATCTCCTGGTCAAAGGCGGTTATGTGACAACCAATGGTGTTATCGTTGCCCAAACCAAAGATGGTCAGTATGTAGCGGTATCGGCCAACTGCACCCATCAGGGCACCGAGCTGACCTACAAATCCGTCGAAAATCAATTCTACTGCCCTCTTCATTTATCCCGGTTCGACACCACGGGTAAAGTGATCGTCGGTCCGGCTACTTTGCCCCTCACTCAATATACGGTTGAGCCAAACCTTGCTGCGGGTACGATACGCGTGCACAATTGA
- a CDS encoding AMP-binding protein, with translation MVVNPVYPDTWPVPQTPYEDEALAFCRAWLANQQQFTLFTSGSTGTPKSIQLTRAQMKASAYLTGQTLGLQAGDPALVCLNIRYVAGIMMLVRGLELGLPMTIIEPASNPLDGLNLAMANFAFTALVPLQLQTILANSNPESRAKQVAILSKMKAILVGGAATSLALEQALQEINAPVYATYGMTETVSHIALRRLNGPDTSDVFTALTGVELGTDARGCLHITSAATNFERIQTNDVVDLIASSNGESTQFRLLGRADRVINTGGVKVQPEQVESLIQAVLATDKAVSNRPVPRLFVAGLPDERLGQRIVVISEQEPINTDQWQRIQHAIRETLGPYAVPKERITVARFAETPTGKVDQKATVAQMR, from the coding sequence ATGGTCGTAAATCCTGTTTACCCTGATACATGGCCAGTTCCCCAAACGCCTTACGAGGACGAAGCGCTGGCTTTTTGTCGGGCCTGGCTGGCGAACCAACAGCAATTTACCCTGTTCACCTCCGGCTCGACCGGCACGCCGAAATCCATTCAGCTCACACGGGCGCAGATGAAGGCTAGTGCCTACCTGACCGGCCAAACACTTGGCTTACAGGCCGGTGATCCGGCGCTTGTCTGCCTGAATATCCGCTACGTAGCCGGTATTATGATGCTCGTTCGGGGTCTGGAATTAGGGTTACCCATGACGATCATTGAACCAGCCAGTAATCCGTTAGATGGCCTCAATTTGGCTATGGCAAACTTTGCCTTTACAGCGCTCGTTCCGCTTCAGTTGCAAACAATTTTGGCCAACTCTAACCCCGAAAGCCGGGCGAAGCAAGTGGCCATCCTCAGCAAGATGAAGGCCATATTGGTGGGCGGAGCCGCTACGAGCCTGGCTTTAGAACAGGCTTTGCAAGAAATTAACGCGCCTGTTTATGCCACTTACGGCATGACGGAAACCGTTTCGCACATTGCCTTACGACGACTCAATGGCCCCGATACGAGCGACGTATTTACGGCCCTGACGGGAGTTGAGCTTGGCACCGACGCACGCGGATGCCTTCACATCACCTCAGCCGCGACAAATTTCGAGCGTATTCAGACCAACGATGTTGTCGATCTGATAGCCAGTTCCAATGGAGAAAGCACTCAATTCAGGTTGCTTGGCCGGGCCGACCGGGTTATTAATACTGGGGGCGTGAAGGTGCAGCCTGAGCAAGTCGAATCATTGATTCAGGCCGTGCTGGCTACCGATAAAGCTGTCTCCAACAGGCCAGTTCCCCGCCTGTTTGTAGCGGGCCTGCCTGATGAGCGATTGGGCCAACGGATTGTCGTGATCAGCGAGCAGGAACCGATTAACACAGACCAGTGGCAACGCATACAGCATGCTATCCGGGAGACGCTTGGCCCATATGCCGTACCGAAAGAACGCATTACCGTTGCCCGATTCGCCGAAACGCCCACGGGTAAAGTGGATCAGAAAGCGACGGTAGCGCAAATGCGTTAA
- a CDS encoding aminotransferase class V-fold PLP-dependent enzyme: protein MPTSRRTFFRQSGAAVAGALTLPDFLPATYARPLETADMGLKSAAEWAQEEDFWAWVKSEYTVSPTLLNLNNGGVCPQPKVVQDAHIRFYQYANEAPSYYMWRIMDQGRETLREKLADLAGCSAEEIAINRNATEGLNTVIFGLNMKAGDEVVLTKQDYPNMLNAWKQREKRDGVKLVYLNLDLPSENDDTIVEQFVKAFTPRTKVVHITHIVNWVGQVLPVRKIADEAHKRGIEVIADGAHSFALFDFKIPDLGADYYATSLHKWLCAPFGSGMLYIRQNKIRNVWALLSNTEPDGPDIRKFESLGTRSFASEMAIGTAIDFHNSIGTARKFARAHYLKNYWMERVRELPGVKIHTSLKPEYAGAVALFSIDGMKSGEVESQLLSKYKIHTSPIDWENIHGVRVTPHVYHTPKDLDRLVAAITAIAEKQLVAGKQKKS from the coding sequence ATGCCAACGTCTCGCCGTACATTTTTTCGTCAATCAGGAGCCGCCGTGGCCGGAGCCCTTACCCTGCCTGACTTCCTGCCCGCAACCTACGCTCGCCCACTCGAAACCGCCGACATGGGGTTAAAGTCTGCCGCCGAATGGGCGCAGGAAGAAGACTTCTGGGCTTGGGTGAAGTCGGAATATACGGTGTCGCCAACCTTACTGAATCTTAACAATGGCGGGGTGTGTCCGCAACCGAAAGTGGTGCAGGATGCGCACATTCGGTTTTACCAATATGCCAATGAAGCGCCGTCTTATTACATGTGGCGGATTATGGATCAGGGGCGGGAAACCCTGCGCGAGAAACTAGCCGACCTGGCCGGTTGTTCAGCGGAGGAAATCGCCATCAACCGAAATGCCACCGAAGGGTTGAACACCGTAATTTTCGGGTTGAATATGAAAGCGGGTGACGAAGTCGTGCTAACGAAGCAGGACTACCCGAATATGCTCAATGCCTGGAAACAGCGCGAAAAACGCGATGGCGTGAAACTGGTGTACCTGAACCTGGATTTGCCCAGCGAAAACGACGATACTATTGTTGAGCAATTTGTGAAAGCCTTTACGCCCCGAACGAAGGTGGTGCATATCACGCACATCGTCAACTGGGTAGGGCAGGTGTTGCCCGTTCGGAAAATTGCCGACGAAGCGCACAAGCGCGGCATTGAAGTAATTGCCGATGGGGCTCATTCCTTCGCGTTGTTTGACTTTAAAATCCCCGACCTGGGCGCCGATTATTACGCCACCAGCCTTCATAAATGGCTTTGTGCGCCCTTTGGCAGCGGAATGTTATACATTCGCCAAAACAAGATTCGTAACGTATGGGCGCTGTTGTCGAATACCGAACCCGACGGGCCCGACATCCGCAAATTCGAAAGTCTGGGAACGCGTTCCTTTGCTTCGGAAATGGCGATTGGCACCGCCATTGATTTTCACAACAGCATCGGCACCGCCCGCAAATTTGCCCGGGCGCATTACCTGAAAAATTACTGGATGGAGCGGGTACGGGAACTGCCGGGCGTAAAAATTCATACATCGCTCAAACCGGAGTATGCCGGAGCCGTTGCCCTGTTCTCCATCGACGGGATGAAATCCGGGGAGGTAGAGAGCCAGTTGCTGAGTAAGTATAAAATCCATACATCGCCCATTGATTGGGAAAACATTCATGGCGTTCGCGTGACACCCCACGTGTATCATACGCCCAAAGACCTCGACCGGCTCGTTGCGGCCATTACGGCCATTGCGGAAAAACAGCTTGTGGCCGGAAAACAGAAAAAAAGCTGA
- a CDS encoding class I SAM-dependent methyltransferase, whose protein sequence is MATTPTSGGNFNWVAPVYDTLAFVVFGHKLQQAQVVFLDQIPAGANVLLVGGGTGWLLEQVLMRGNTKRIVYLEASRKMVALASRRMIQKSLLGSVDFRVGDETALSPDESFDVIITPFVLDLFTETTLKTQFIPQLLNVLKSTGLWLVTDFVQPPSWWQKVLLWIMIRFFRLTAGIEANRLANWQQCLFDADLALHKREHQVGGMVSAEVWVR, encoded by the coding sequence ATGGCCACTACACCAACTTCTGGCGGGAATTTTAATTGGGTCGCTCCCGTGTATGATACTCTTGCGTTCGTCGTGTTTGGCCATAAGTTACAACAGGCACAGGTAGTTTTTCTAGACCAAATACCCGCCGGAGCCAATGTTCTGCTGGTGGGTGGAGGCACCGGCTGGCTACTGGAACAAGTTCTGATGCGCGGCAATACCAAACGCATCGTGTACCTCGAAGCGTCGCGTAAGATGGTAGCCCTGGCCAGTCGACGAATGATTCAAAAATCACTTCTGGGGTCTGTTGATTTTCGGGTCGGGGACGAAACGGCGCTGTCACCCGATGAGTCGTTCGACGTGATTATCACCCCTTTCGTCCTGGACCTATTTACCGAAACTACCCTGAAAACCCAGTTTATTCCGCAACTGCTGAACGTCCTCAAATCAACCGGTTTGTGGCTGGTTACGGATTTCGTACAGCCGCCCAGTTGGTGGCAGAAAGTTCTTTTGTGGATTATGATCCGCTTTTTCCGGCTGACGGCTGGTATCGAAGCCAACCGGCTGGCCAACTGGCAACAATGTTTATTTGACGCTGATTTAGCCCTTCACAAGCGTGAACACCAGGTTGGCGGCATGGTGTCGGCCGAAGTGTGGGTGCGTTAG
- a CDS encoding DUF2452 domain-containing protein, translating into MEEAKVFVNPISPDKVAEAPGLLAYAHTAGGAVIRPEDKGKITGRAVAAMREQTDMQLSQLYKQMQLLAEQATAIRHRVEVSERIYSAQMSFEPVVGHTYYFYQRKNGTDLLSMIGPTEWGRKFPFERCLATVRMMADHTWDVQYHEVSFNE; encoded by the coding sequence ATGGAAGAAGCAAAAGTATTCGTCAACCCAATTTCGCCAGATAAGGTTGCCGAAGCGCCGGGTCTGCTGGCCTACGCACACACGGCCGGTGGCGCTGTCATTCGACCCGAAGACAAAGGGAAAATAACGGGGCGGGCCGTGGCTGCCATGCGCGAGCAAACGGATATGCAACTGAGCCAGTTGTATAAACAAATGCAGTTGCTGGCCGAACAGGCTACGGCGATTCGGCACCGGGTCGAGGTGTCGGAGCGAATCTATTCAGCCCAGATGAGTTTTGAACCCGTTGTTGGGCATACCTATTATTTTTACCAGCGCAAAAATGGCACCGACCTGTTATCGATGATTGGACCGACCGAATGGGGACGAAAATTTCCGTTTGAACGCTGTCTGGCCACCGTCCGTATGATGGCCGATCACACATGGGACGTGCAATACCATGAAGTTTCTTTTAATGAGTGA
- a CDS encoding glycoside hydrolase family 65 protein translates to MKKYIVQDSWNIVEEGFHRDFNEITESVMSLGNGRLGQRGNFEEKFTGKTLQGNYVAGVYYPDKTRVGWWKNGYPEYFAKVLNAANWIGIDIDIEYESLDLNHCDVRDFRRVLNMQEGYLERSFVAVLKSGREIQVNAKRFCSIVDDEAGAIRYAIKPLNFEAKITITPYINGDIRNRDANYDETFWDEVRKETGYGEAYIELRTRKTGFHVATGMCVEIEQDGVKVDYQSQPIKYEKYVANRITLDCRKGQETVVYKYAVNLSSLNYDSDTIIKDAHQYIQRITRKGYEKMLFEQKQAWADKWKTNDIIIEGDIAAQQGIRFNIFQLNQTYTGEDERLNIGPKGFTGEKYGGSTYWDTEAYCLPFYLATADQKVAKNLLVYRYKQLGKAIENAQKLGFRAGAALYPMVTMTGEECHNEWEITFEEIHRNGAIAYAIYDYVRYTGDEQYLVDYGLEVLIAISRFWSQRVNYSKAKDQYVMLGVTGPNEYENNVNNNWYTNYIAAWTLRYTTEAVAKVKAINPSAYADLIDRIHFREEKELATARQIMEKMYLPKDDAMGVFLQQEGFLDKDLMPVSDIPKGQRPINQNWSWDRILRSCFIKQADVLQGLYFFEDEFDTETLKRNFDFYEPMTVHESSLSPCVHSIQASKLGMKEKAYEMYLRTARLDLDDYNNDTEDGCHITSMAGTWLAVVKGFGGLRIETGKGTESRVILNPYCPDNWQSLSFKIRFRGVLLQVTTTQQDVTVHNFSGEPFTIQLLGKEVTIKAESHKTVSTKVMA, encoded by the coding sequence ATGAAAAAGTATATTGTTCAGGATTCCTGGAATATCGTTGAAGAAGGATTTCACCGTGACTTTAATGAGATTACCGAAAGTGTGATGTCACTTGGTAATGGTCGACTGGGTCAGCGCGGAAATTTTGAAGAGAAGTTCACCGGCAAAACCTTACAGGGGAACTACGTGGCCGGTGTTTATTACCCCGATAAAACCAGGGTGGGCTGGTGGAAAAATGGCTATCCCGAATACTTCGCCAAAGTGCTGAATGCAGCCAACTGGATTGGGATCGACATCGATATTGAATACGAATCGCTCGATTTGAATCACTGCGATGTGCGGGATTTCAGGCGGGTACTGAATATGCAGGAGGGTTACCTCGAACGTTCATTTGTCGCTGTTCTGAAGAGTGGACGGGAAATCCAGGTAAATGCCAAACGGTTCTGCTCCATCGTTGACGATGAGGCCGGGGCCATCCGTTACGCCATCAAGCCGCTGAATTTTGAAGCTAAGATCACCATAACGCCCTACATCAACGGCGACATCCGCAACCGCGATGCTAATTACGATGAGACGTTCTGGGATGAAGTGCGGAAAGAAACCGGTTATGGCGAAGCCTATATTGAGCTTCGGACGCGCAAAACGGGCTTTCATGTGGCCACCGGCATGTGTGTCGAGATTGAGCAGGATGGCGTAAAAGTGGATTACCAGTCGCAGCCTATCAAGTACGAGAAATATGTGGCCAACCGCATTACGCTCGATTGCCGGAAAGGGCAGGAAACGGTGGTTTATAAATACGCCGTGAACCTCTCTTCGCTGAATTATGACTCGGACACGATCATTAAAGATGCCCATCAGTACATCCAGCGAATTACCCGGAAAGGCTATGAAAAAATGCTGTTCGAGCAGAAACAGGCCTGGGCGGACAAATGGAAAACGAACGACATCATTATCGAAGGCGATATTGCCGCTCAGCAGGGCATCCGGTTCAATATTTTTCAGTTAAATCAGACCTATACCGGCGAAGATGAGCGATTGAACATCGGCCCCAAAGGCTTTACCGGCGAGAAATACGGTGGATCGACCTATTGGGATACAGAGGCCTACTGTCTGCCATTCTACCTCGCCACGGCTGACCAGAAGGTAGCGAAAAACTTGCTCGTTTACCGCTACAAGCAACTCGGTAAGGCCATCGAAAATGCACAGAAACTCGGCTTCCGGGCCGGAGCCGCGCTGTATCCGATGGTAACCATGACGGGCGAAGAATGCCATAATGAATGGGAAATCACGTTTGAGGAAATTCACCGGAACGGCGCCATTGCCTACGCCATTTATGACTACGTGCGCTACACTGGCGACGAGCAGTATCTGGTCGACTACGGACTGGAAGTACTCATTGCCATCAGCCGGTTCTGGAGCCAGCGGGTCAACTACTCGAAAGCCAAAGATCAGTATGTGATGCTGGGCGTGACGGGCCCGAACGAATACGAAAACAACGTTAACAACAACTGGTACACCAACTACATTGCGGCCTGGACACTCCGGTACACCACCGAAGCCGTTGCGAAAGTGAAGGCAATAAACCCCTCGGCCTATGCTGACCTGATCGACCGGATTCACTTCCGGGAAGAGAAAGAGTTGGCCACCGCCCGGCAGATCATGGAGAAAATGTACCTGCCGAAGGATGACGCGATGGGCGTTTTCCTGCAACAGGAAGGGTTCCTGGATAAGGACCTGATGCCCGTTTCGGATATACCGAAGGGTCAGCGGCCCATTAATCAGAACTGGTCATGGGACCGAATTCTGCGGTCGTGTTTCATTAAGCAGGCCGACGTATTGCAGGGGCTCTACTTCTTTGAAGATGAATTCGACACCGAGACGCTGAAACGCAACTTTGACTTTTATGAGCCGATGACCGTTCATGAATCATCGCTCTCGCCCTGTGTTCACTCCATTCAGGCATCGAAACTGGGTATGAAAGAAAAAGCCTACGAAATGTACCTGCGTACGGCCCGGCTCGACCTGGATGATTATAACAACGACACCGAAGACGGTTGCCACATCACCAGTATGGCGGGAACGTGGCTGGCGGTTGTGAAAGGGTTTGGCGGCCTTCGGATCGAGACCGGAAAGGGTACTGAGTCCCGCGTTATTCTCAATCCGTACTGCCCGGATAACTGGCAATCCTTGTCGTTCAAGATTCGTTTCCGGGGCGTGTTGTTACAGGTAACGACCACGCAACAGGATGTAACGGTCCATAATTTCTCGGGGGAACCCTTTACCATTCAACTGCTTGGAAAAGAGGTGACGATAAAAGCCGAGAGCCACAAAACCGTGAGCACGAAGGTGATGGCCTAA
- a CDS encoding DinB family protein has translation MQKLATASDLQARLQTVLDVVEREFATLTEEQLRWRPAPDRWSIVECLQHLNLAERFYIHNIQHKVDALALVQTNPVDQLLVSDLVGKAMLFVVDPQTRVRLPAPGVIYPRKAADLMPADVVRQFVDLQTLLSTQLNKAVYLDWNREKVMSLFGNWLKLRLGDAFRMLVAHTERHMNQAMRVKAEMDTFVT, from the coding sequence ATGCAAAAACTAGCTACTGCCAGCGACCTTCAAGCACGCCTTCAAACAGTTCTTGATGTCGTTGAACGGGAGTTCGCAACCCTAACCGAAGAGCAGCTTCGCTGGAGACCCGCGCCCGACCGATGGAGTATCGTTGAGTGTTTGCAGCACCTCAATCTGGCTGAGCGGTTTTATATTCATAATATTCAGCACAAGGTGGATGCACTGGCTCTGGTACAGACAAATCCCGTCGATCAGCTTCTGGTGAGTGATCTGGTGGGCAAAGCCATGCTGTTTGTCGTCGATCCACAAACCAGGGTGAGGTTGCCAGCGCCGGGCGTAATTTATCCGAGAAAAGCGGCTGATCTAATGCCTGCCGATGTGGTCCGACAGTTTGTAGACCTGCAAACTTTGTTGAGCACCCAGTTGAACAAAGCGGTTTATCTGGACTGGAATCGGGAGAAAGTGATGTCTCTTTTTGGGAACTGGCTCAAGCTTCGGCTGGGCGACGCGTTTCGAATGCTGGTTGCCCATACCGAACGACATATGAATCAGGCCATGCGGGTGAAGGCAGAAATGGATACATTTGTGACTTAG
- the truA gene encoding tRNA pseudouridine(38-40) synthase TruA, with product MRYFLQLAYRGSAYHGWQRQPNGLSVQEILETALSTVLRQPIAIVGSGRTDAGVHAGEQFAHFDFETRLPVNLIRSLNSLIPADIAVYDCFPVRHDDHARFTAVSRYYQYTISRRKDPFRDGLVYVFALPLAVERMNEAADRLLHHIDFESFSKVKTDVLTFNCQIERAEWEQRATGDLVFHIKANRFLHGMVRAIVGTLLAVGQGRLSVADFDQIILARDRQKAGRAAPAQGLSLVEVGYPAEVFAEKIMNE from the coding sequence ATGCGTTATTTTCTTCAATTGGCATACAGAGGCAGTGCTTACCACGGCTGGCAACGACAACCCAACGGCCTGAGTGTTCAGGAAATCCTCGAAACCGCGCTCAGTACCGTATTACGGCAACCCATTGCCATTGTGGGCAGTGGCCGAACCGATGCCGGCGTGCACGCAGGCGAACAATTTGCTCATTTCGACTTTGAAACCAGGTTGCCTGTAAACCTGATTCGGTCCCTGAACAGCCTGATTCCGGCAGACATTGCGGTGTATGACTGCTTCCCGGTTCGTCATGACGATCATGCGCGGTTTACGGCCGTATCCCGGTATTATCAATACACGATCAGCCGCCGAAAAGACCCGTTTCGCGATGGGCTTGTTTATGTGTTTGCCTTGCCTCTGGCGGTTGAACGCATGAACGAAGCCGCTGATCGGTTGCTGCATCATATCGATTTTGAGAGCTTTAGTAAAGTTAAGACCGACGTCCTGACGTTCAACTGCCAGATCGAGCGAGCCGAGTGGGAACAGCGGGCAACCGGCGATTTAGTGTTTCACATTAAAGCCAATCGGTTTTTGCACGGCATGGTCCGGGCAATCGTCGGCACTTTACTGGCGGTTGGGCAGGGGCGTTTGAGCGTGGCCGATTTCGACCAGATCATTCTGGCACGGGACCGCCAAAAGGCCGGGCGAGCGGCCCCAGCCCAGGGGCTCTCCCTGGTCGAGGTTGGTTACCCCGCTGAGGTGTTTGCCGAAAAAATAATGAATGAGTGA